A genomic window from Caldalkalibacillus thermarum includes:
- a CDS encoding CpsD/CapB family tyrosine-protein kinase, with amino-acid sequence MKSRQSAHKRRSLITLQDPKSPISEAFRTLRTNIQFASVDKELRTLMVTSSGPGEGKSIVSANLAITLAQAGKAVLLVDADMRKPTVNHTFRFLNNEGLTNVISGTATLEDVIKTDTDVEGLDVLTSGPIPPNPAELLGSKRMKALIEEAQTKYDVVLFDTPPVIAVTDAQILASQVDGVILVVSSGKTNQELAVKAKSLLETVQANIIGCVLNNRKLSGNSYYYYYYGER; translated from the coding sequence TTGAAGTCTAGACAATCTGCACATAAACGACGCTCACTGATTACCCTGCAGGATCCCAAGTCACCGATTTCGGAAGCTTTTCGCACCTTAAGAACCAATATCCAATTTGCCAGCGTGGATAAGGAACTGCGCACCCTGATGGTGACCAGTAGCGGACCGGGAGAAGGAAAGTCCATCGTTTCAGCTAACTTGGCTATTACCCTGGCCCAAGCGGGCAAAGCTGTTCTGCTGGTGGATGCAGATATGCGCAAACCAACGGTGAACCATACCTTCCGCTTTCTGAATAATGAAGGTTTGACCAATGTCATCTCCGGCACTGCCACACTGGAGGATGTGATCAAGACTGATACGGATGTGGAAGGGCTGGATGTCTTGACCTCAGGGCCTATTCCGCCCAACCCGGCAGAGCTGTTGGGCTCTAAGCGGATGAAAGCGCTTATTGAAGAAGCCCAAACGAAATATGATGTGGTGCTGTTTGATACACCGCCGGTGATAGCCGTAACAGATGCACAGATTTTGGCCAGCCAAGTGGATGGTGTCATTCTGGTTGTCAGCTCAGGAAAAACCAATCAGGAATTGGCTGTAAAGGCTAAGAGTTTACTAGAAACAGTGCAAGCCAACATCATAGGCTGTGTCTTAAATAACCGCAAACTTTCCGGCAACAGCTATTATTATTACTATTACGGTGAACGATAA
- a CDS encoding YveK family protein, which translates to MENREVQELDLRELFAILRKRLSLITLITAVAVLVSGIVSYFIITPQYEAKAEILVNQSRPGNEINQGDIRTNIELMNTYQVVIKSPRILELVIERYNLDKTYTELDEQINVSAVRDSQVMAITVTDPSLEQAVYIANAVAETFQREIVNLMNVDNVHIMAEAKVSDNPTPVKPKPVLNMAIAGVVGLMTAVGLAFLLEYLDNTIKTEQDVERVLGLPVLGTIGQMEEPAAQTARVRHSRQVGGEQVEV; encoded by the coding sequence ATGGAGAACCGGGAAGTGCAAGAGCTGGATTTAAGGGAATTGTTTGCTATTTTGAGAAAAAGATTATCCTTGATTACCCTCATAACCGCGGTGGCTGTTTTGGTGAGCGGCATTGTCAGCTACTTTATCATCACGCCCCAATACGAGGCCAAAGCGGAGATTCTGGTTAACCAGAGCCGCCCAGGCAATGAAATTAATCAGGGGGATATCCGCACTAACATTGAACTGATGAATACCTATCAAGTGGTCATTAAAAGTCCGCGCATCCTGGAGCTGGTGATTGAACGTTACAACCTGGACAAAACCTATACAGAACTGGATGAGCAAATTAACGTCAGTGCCGTACGGGATTCTCAAGTGATGGCCATTACGGTGACGGACCCCAGCCTGGAGCAGGCTGTCTATATTGCCAATGCCGTGGCTGAAACGTTTCAGCGGGAAATTGTCAACTTGATGAATGTCGATAACGTGCACATTATGGCCGAAGCGAAAGTGTCCGACAACCCAACACCGGTTAAACCCAAGCCGGTGCTGAACATGGCCATTGCCGGTGTGGTGGGTTTAATGACAGCCGTTGGCTTGGCTTTCTTGCTGGAGTACCTGGATAATACCATTAAAACCGAGCAAGATGTGGAGCGCGTTCTGGGACTGCCTGTCTTGGGCACCATTGGCCAGATGGAGGAACCTGCTGCCCAAACAGCCCGGGTGCGGCACAGCCGGCAAGTAGGAGGAGAACAAGTTGAAGTCTAG
- the fabZ gene encoding 3-hydroxyacyl-ACP dehydratase FabZ: protein MLDIEQIKEIIPHRYPFLLVDRILEVEEGKRAVGLKNVTANEHFFSGHFPDYPVMPGVLIVEALAQVGAVAILKKEENRGRIAFFAGIDNFRFKGQVKPGDTLHLEVELTRVRGSIGKGHGVAKVNDQIVAEGDLMFALGEKQN from the coding sequence ATGCTGGATATTGAACAGATTAAAGAGATCATCCCCCACCGTTATCCCTTTTTGCTGGTGGACCGTATCCTGGAGGTGGAAGAAGGAAAGCGGGCGGTCGGTCTTAAAAATGTGACGGCCAATGAACACTTTTTCAGCGGCCACTTTCCCGATTACCCCGTCATGCCCGGGGTGCTGATTGTGGAAGCGCTGGCCCAGGTGGGTGCCGTGGCCATCCTGAAAAAAGAAGAGAACCGGGGCCGGATTGCCTTCTTTGCCGGGATTGACAACTTCCGCTTCAAAGGGCAGGTGAAGCCGGGCGATACCTTGCACCTGGAAGTGGAGCTGACCCGGGTGCGGGGCTCTATCGGCAAAGGGCATGGCGTGGCCAAAGTAAACGACCAGATTGTGGCTGAGGGTGACCTGATGTTTGCCCTGGGAGAGAAGCAGAATTAA
- the pgsA gene encoding CDP-diacylglycerol--glycerol-3-phosphate 3-phosphatidyltransferase: MNVPNLITVTRFFFIPLFWIAFFSGVDYANLLAFAVLILAGVSDMLDGYLARRTQQVTETGKLLDPLADKLMMITVILAFVIDGRISWLAAGVFFSRDLGMILVSMFVHFRGKRKVPAANWLGKATTVLYYIVFLMIMFQLPYYREGLWAAIGFSIITSLNYLYTYLRMEPNVKRAPQ; encoded by the coding sequence ATGAATGTACCCAATCTGATTACGGTTACCCGTTTTTTTTTCATACCGCTGTTTTGGATCGCTTTTTTCTCAGGTGTGGATTATGCCAATCTGCTGGCCTTTGCCGTACTGATTCTGGCCGGTGTGAGCGATATGCTGGACGGCTATCTGGCCCGCAGGACACAGCAGGTCACCGAGACGGGCAAACTGCTAGACCCGTTGGCGGATAAGCTGATGATGATTACCGTGATTCTGGCCTTTGTCATTGACGGACGCATCTCCTGGTTGGCGGCCGGTGTCTTTTTCAGCCGGGATCTGGGCATGATCTTAGTTTCCATGTTTGTTCATTTTCGGGGCAAAAGAAAAGTGCCGGCGGCCAACTGGCTGGGCAAGGCCACCACGGTCCTGTATTATATAGTCTTTTTGATGATTATGTTCCAGCTGCCTTACTACCGGGAAGGCTTGTGGGCGGCCATTGGGTTTTCCATCATTACCAGCTTGAATTACCTGTACACCTATCTGCGCATGGAGCCCAACGTGAAAAGAGCCCCCCAGTAA
- a CDS encoding DNA-directed RNA polymerase subunit beta encodes MGTQQEERQQLEKEKKQGKEKKKKIMLVRKRPLRQRILLFMAKWLFIFFCFFATLVAGLIVGFGVLGKEDLRLVINIETWKHIYNLVFKD; translated from the coding sequence ATGGGGACTCAGCAGGAAGAGCGACAACAGCTAGAGAAGGAGAAAAAACAAGGAAAGGAAAAAAAGAAAAAGATCATGCTGGTGCGCAAGCGTCCGCTCCGGCAGCGTATCTTACTGTTTATGGCCAAGTGGCTGTTTATTTTCTTCTGCTTTTTTGCCACGCTTGTGGCCGGGCTGATCGTTGGCTTTGGGGTGCTCGGCAAGGAAGACTTGCGGCTGGTGATAAACATCGAGACCTGGAAACATATCTACAATCTTGTCTTTAAGGATTAA